In Chromobacterium rhizoryzae, one genomic interval encodes:
- a CDS encoding 3'-5' exonuclease — translation MLSALLRQWQRRRLRDPAYAGMYSEHPDELVSLDCETTSLNPAEAELLSIGAVKLRGNRILASEALYLLVRPERAPQADNVRIHGLRPIDVSQGLAARDAVRLLLDFIGGRPLLGYYLEYDLAVLNRYVRPWLGVPLPQRRIEISGRYYDYKLRQNPDAHIDLRLASICRDLDMPAPPRHDALNDAINAAMLYLALKQRGYG, via the coding sequence ATGCTGTCCGCCCTGCTGCGCCAATGGCAACGCCGCCGGCTGCGCGACCCGGCCTACGCCGGCATGTATAGCGAACACCCGGACGAACTGGTCAGCCTGGACTGCGAAACCACCAGTCTGAATCCGGCGGAAGCCGAGCTGCTGTCCATCGGCGCGGTCAAACTGCGCGGCAACCGCATCCTCGCCAGCGAGGCGCTCTATCTCTTGGTGCGGCCGGAACGCGCGCCGCAGGCGGACAATGTGCGCATCCACGGCCTGCGTCCCATCGACGTCAGCCAGGGCCTGGCGGCCCGGGACGCCGTGCGTCTGCTGCTGGACTTCATCGGCGGCCGGCCGTTGCTCGGCTATTACCTGGAATACGACCTGGCCGTGCTCAACCGCTACGTCCGTCCCTGGCTGGGCGTGCCGCTGCCGCAGCGGCGCATCGAGATTTCCGGCCGCTATTACGACTACAAGCTGCGGCAAAACCCGGACGCCCACATCGATTTGCGGCTGGCCAGCATCTGCCGGGATCTGGACATGCCCGCGCCGCCGCGCCACGACGCGCTCAACGACGCCATCAACGCGGCCATGCTCTATCTGGCGCTGAAACAGCGCGGCTACGGCTGA
- a CDS encoding putative nucleotidyltransferase substrate binding domain-containing protein codes for MQRFDFSHAPFDALSPDERLRLEACADILFYADEQTVLAPDAPVTALYVVIKGVVREMAGDEVVALYRAQDGFDARATAAGQTRHRFIVQEEALLYSLPRAEVLALTESNPRFGAYFYASVSEKLGRLAQGAGQRELQTLLAATVRDAGGRQPVFVDAGASLRDAAAAMKEHKSKSVLLRGDGRLGILTTTDFRDIVLNGVPSDAPAAEYCQYELLTIDIDDFLFNALLLMTRRNLRRLVVTERGEPVAMLAQVDVLSYFSNHSHLIAQRLERAATLDELTEVAEQIPRLVRILSGHGVKALQLGRLVQSLNARLFARAWRLIAPPELAANSCLLVLGSEGRGEQILKTDQDNALLLRDGAPWPQLEASCQAFSAALSRFGYPPCPGNIMLSHPDWRFSGAELRDRLHRWVHSPDGDALMRLAIFVDAEAVCGDAALLEDAQNYLRATLRDDAGFFSRFARAVEQFDTPLGLFSHLQTRERDGRAALDLKKGGIFPLVHGIRALALEYGVSENNSQQRLQALAAQGRLERGLAEDAGEALSYLMQLRLEQGLERMSAGKAADNLLEPDKLSSLERDLLKDALGVVKRFKTQLRHHYRLGSF; via the coding sequence ATGCAGCGATTCGACTTCAGCCACGCCCCATTCGACGCCCTGAGCCCGGACGAACGCCTGAGGCTGGAGGCTTGCGCCGACATCCTGTTCTACGCCGACGAGCAAACCGTGCTGGCGCCGGACGCGCCGGTCACCGCCCTGTACGTGGTGATCAAAGGCGTGGTCAGGGAAATGGCCGGCGACGAGGTCGTCGCGCTGTACCGGGCGCAGGACGGCTTCGACGCCCGCGCCACCGCCGCCGGCCAGACCCGCCACCGCTTCATCGTCCAGGAGGAAGCGCTGCTCTACAGCCTGCCGCGCGCCGAAGTGCTGGCGCTGACCGAGAGCAACCCGCGCTTCGGCGCCTACTTTTACGCCAGCGTGTCGGAAAAGCTGGGCCGGCTGGCGCAAGGCGCCGGCCAGCGAGAACTGCAAACCCTGCTGGCGGCCACCGTGCGCGACGCCGGCGGACGCCAGCCGGTGTTCGTGGACGCCGGCGCCAGCCTTCGCGACGCGGCGGCGGCGATGAAGGAACACAAATCCAAGTCCGTGCTGCTGCGCGGCGACGGGCGGCTGGGCATCCTCACCACCACGGACTTTCGCGACATCGTGCTGAACGGCGTGCCTTCGGACGCGCCGGCGGCGGAATACTGCCAGTACGAGCTGCTGACCATAGACATAGACGACTTCCTGTTCAACGCCCTATTGCTGATGACGCGGCGCAATTTGCGGCGCCTGGTGGTGACCGAGCGCGGCGAGCCGGTGGCCATGCTGGCCCAGGTGGACGTGCTGTCCTATTTTTCCAATCACTCCCACTTGATCGCGCAGCGGCTGGAGCGCGCGGCCACGCTGGACGAGCTGACGGAAGTGGCGGAGCAGATCCCGCGGCTGGTGCGCATCCTGTCCGGCCACGGCGTCAAAGCGCTGCAACTGGGCCGGCTGGTGCAAAGCCTCAACGCCCGCCTGTTCGCCCGCGCCTGGCGGCTGATCGCGCCGCCGGAGCTGGCGGCCAACAGCTGCCTGCTGGTGCTGGGTTCGGAAGGCCGCGGCGAACAGATACTCAAAACCGACCAGGACAACGCGCTGCTGCTGCGCGACGGCGCGCCCTGGCCGCAACTGGAAGCCAGCTGCCAGGCCTTTTCCGCCGCGCTGTCCCGCTTCGGCTACCCGCCCTGTCCCGGCAACATCATGCTGAGCCACCCGGATTGGCGCTTCAGCGGCGCCGAGCTGCGCGACCGCCTGCACCGCTGGGTGCACAGCCCGGACGGAGACGCCTTGATGCGGCTGGCCATCTTCGTGGACGCGGAAGCCGTCTGCGGCGACGCCGCGCTGCTGGAAGACGCGCAAAACTATCTGCGCGCCACCTTGCGCGACGACGCCGGCTTCTTCTCCCGCTTCGCTCGCGCCGTCGAACAATTCGACACTCCCTTGGGTCTGTTCTCCCATCTGCAAACCCGCGAACGCGACGGCCGGGCGGCGCTGGACCTGAAAAAAGGCGGCATCTTTCCGCTGGTGCACGGCATCCGCGCGCTGGCGCTGGAGTACGGGGTGAGCGAGAACAATTCACAGCAAAGACTGCAGGCGCTGGCGGCCCAGGGCCGGCTGGAGCGAGGCCTGGCCGAAGACGCGGGCGAGGCGCTGTCCTATCTGATGCAACTGAGACTGGAACAAGGGCTGGAACGGATGAGCGCCGGCAAGGCGGCCGACAATCTGCTGGAGCCGGACAAATTGTCCTCGCTGGAACGGGACCTGCTCAAAGACGCGCTGGGCGTGGTCAAACGATTCAAGACGCAGTTGCGCCACCATTACCGGCTGGGCAGTTTCTGA
- a CDS encoding class II glutamine amidotransferase gives MCQLLGMNCNTPTDILFSFEGFHRRGGQTDHHADGWGIAFFESKGCRIFLDDKPSVESPVANLVRNYPIKSENVIAHIRKATQGEVNLANTHPFMREMWGRYWIFAHNGNLENFQPEAGCHYNPVGSTDSERAFCHLMERLRAKWCQQPQLDDLFAEVARLAAEISSHGVFNFMLSNGEALFAHCSTHLHYIIRQAPFNTAHLVDDDVSVDFASVTTPHDRVAVIATQPLTDNESWTPLVPGELLLFRDGSPLLQHLPG, from the coding sequence ATGTGCCAGTTACTGGGCATGAATTGCAATACCCCAACCGATATCCTGTTCTCCTTTGAAGGCTTTCACCGCCGCGGCGGCCAGACCGACCACCACGCCGACGGCTGGGGCATCGCCTTTTTCGAGAGCAAGGGCTGCCGCATCTTCCTGGACGACAAACCGTCGGTGGAATCTCCGGTGGCCAATCTGGTGCGCAACTATCCGATCAAGTCGGAAAACGTGATCGCCCACATCCGCAAGGCCACCCAGGGCGAAGTCAATCTGGCCAACACCCACCCCTTCATGCGCGAGATGTGGGGCCGTTACTGGATCTTCGCCCACAACGGCAACCTGGAAAACTTCCAGCCCGAGGCCGGCTGCCATTACAACCCGGTGGGCAGCACCGACTCCGAGCGGGCCTTCTGCCACCTGATGGAACGGCTGCGCGCCAAATGGTGCCAGCAACCTCAGCTGGACGATTTGTTCGCCGAAGTGGCGCGGCTGGCGGCGGAGATCTCCAGCCACGGCGTGTTCAACTTCATGCTGAGCAACGGCGAGGCGCTGTTCGCCCACTGCTCCACCCATCTGCACTACATCATCCGCCAGGCGCCGTTCAACACCGCTCACCTGGTGGACGACGACGTCAGCGTGGATTTCGCCTCGGTCACCACCCCGCATGACCGCGTGGCGGTGATCGCCACCCAGCCGCTGACGGACAACGAAAGCTGGACGCCGCTCGTCCCCGGCGAGCTGCTGCTGTTCCGCGACGGCTCTCCGCTGCTGCAACACCTGCCGGGCTGA
- a CDS encoding DMT family transporter, producing the protein MYSLFPMLAVLIWSANTVVSKAAAQALDPAAISFYRWLLAALILTPLSLRPALRQWRAIRPWLGRFAVLAALGMVMYQCLAYYAAHSTSATNMGVICALIPLLGLALNAVAFRQPVGAHALFGVAVSLLGVLYLLGQGRPLKLLSGGVNRGDALMLVGSLSYALYGILLRRWAPPFGSWTNLYIQVLLAVLMLVPVALSADSLAVPPQGAGLVAFAGIASSVLAPYLWMRGIQGLGSERTAIFMNLLPLFTAVIASALLGETIHDYHWLGGGLILLGVSLSQGGWAKLRGLVRSTA; encoded by the coding sequence ATGTATTCATTGTTTCCCATGCTGGCCGTGCTGATCTGGTCCGCCAACACCGTGGTGTCCAAGGCCGCGGCCCAGGCGCTGGACCCCGCCGCCATCTCCTTCTACCGCTGGCTGCTGGCCGCGCTGATTCTCACCCCCTTGAGCCTGCGGCCGGCGCTGCGCCAATGGCGCGCCATCCGTCCCTGGCTGGGCCGCTTCGCCGTGCTGGCCGCGCTCGGCATGGTGATGTACCAATGCCTGGCTTATTACGCCGCGCACAGCACCAGCGCCACCAATATGGGCGTGATCTGCGCCTTGATTCCCTTGCTGGGGCTGGCGCTGAACGCCGTCGCCTTCCGCCAGCCGGTGGGCGCTCACGCGCTGTTCGGCGTGGCGGTGTCCTTGCTGGGCGTGCTCTATCTGCTGGGCCAGGGGCGGCCGCTGAAGCTGCTCAGCGGCGGCGTCAACCGCGGCGACGCGCTGATGCTGGTGGGTTCGCTCTCCTACGCGCTGTACGGCATTCTGCTGCGCCGCTGGGCGCCGCCCTTCGGCAGCTGGACCAATCTTTACATCCAGGTGCTGCTGGCGGTGTTGATGCTGGTGCCGGTGGCGCTGAGCGCGGACAGCCTGGCGGTGCCGCCGCAAGGCGCGGGCCTGGTCGCCTTCGCCGGCATCGCCTCCTCGGTGCTGGCCCCCTATCTGTGGATGCGCGGCATTCAGGGCCTGGGCAGCGAGCGCACCGCCATCTTCATGAATTTGCTGCCCTTGTTCACCGCCGTGATCGCCAGCGCGCTGCTGGGCGAAACCATTCATGATTACCACTGGCTGGGCGGCGGCCTGATCCTGCTCGGCGTCAGCCTGAGCCAGGGCGGCTGGGCCAAGCTGCGCGGCCTCGTCCGTTCGACGGCCTGA
- a CDS encoding AraC family transcriptional regulator: MDYSELDQGLPAPAPIHLRYDQLTPQTEFSPHSHPWGQLNCISLGVIELSLIEAGQAERALAAPAEFLIWVPAGVRHSASVRQAMRYTSVYVGAEEAAGLPAHPCLIPQTPLLRALLDDFCQRGVTAIRDPWDRRQAELLLARLAQAGHQDSYLPDSRHRQLAPILAAIRDNPADAATLAQWARRVHGTERTLARHFQRELGMSFVQWRNRVRLLRALAWLREGRAVQDIAADLGYGTASAFIAMFNKQLGYSPERYRRLLTDGAP; the protein is encoded by the coding sequence TTGGACTATTCCGAACTGGACCAGGGCTTGCCGGCGCCGGCGCCCATCCATCTGCGCTACGACCAGCTGACGCCGCAGACCGAGTTCTCGCCGCACAGCCATCCCTGGGGGCAGTTGAACTGCATCAGCCTGGGGGTGATCGAGTTGAGCCTGATCGAAGCCGGTCAGGCCGAACGCGCGCTGGCGGCGCCGGCGGAGTTTCTGATCTGGGTGCCGGCCGGGGTGCGCCACTCCGCCTCGGTGCGCCAGGCGATGCGCTACACCTCGGTCTACGTCGGCGCGGAGGAAGCCGCCGGGCTGCCCGCCCACCCCTGCCTGATTCCGCAAACGCCCTTGCTGCGCGCGCTGCTGGATGACTTCTGCCAGCGCGGCGTTACCGCGATCCGGGACCCGTGGGACCGGCGTCAGGCCGAGCTGCTGCTGGCGCGGCTGGCCCAGGCCGGCCACCAGGACAGCTATCTGCCGGACAGCCGGCATCGTCAGCTGGCGCCCATTCTGGCCGCCATCCGCGACAATCCGGCCGACGCGGCCACGCTGGCGCAGTGGGCGCGGCGCGTGCACGGCACCGAGCGCACGCTGGCGCGCCATTTTCAACGCGAGCTGGGCATGAGCTTTGTCCAGTGGCGCAACCGGGTGCGGCTGCTGCGGGCCCTGGCCTGGCTGCGCGAGGGGCGGGCGGTGCAGGACATCGCCGCCGATCTGGGCTACGGCACCGCTTCCGCCTTTATCGCCATGTTCAACAAGCAGTTGGGCTATTCCCCGGAGCGTTACCGGCGCTTGCTGACCGACGGCGCGCCTTGA
- a CDS encoding GNAT family N-acetyltransferase, translated as MSKKIKQLARQLGDGWKLRRRLRQASALNFAFSERIDFLNGQHWDQLAARHGLLMSRDYWRALERSGLAHFEVRYALAYRDGEPVAAVAMQLLEVSLETLHAHPGPRPEGSLRAALAQNLKPKLRQRLLVCGNMLSYGLDGAAFAADLDPQTRWQAVAEILYRIRRAEKLNGQIDFVLVKDMDETAREDSRALGKLSYSTLETEPNMVLPLAEDWRVYDDYLAGMTSKYRSAIRQQIFKPVEAAGCEIGVMTPEQVDAQAERMQALYLAVQDNATLRPVTVSADYWRRMAALGPERAELRGLWRNGALLGFLLVLKDGAEVTAAQIGFDRAAAKELPLYLRLLHTAIESALAAGGRRVIFGRTALEPKARMGCQPVPTSLWIRHRQPVLNSLIRSSFGIVQHEDAPTINPFKK; from the coding sequence ATGAGCAAGAAAATCAAACAACTGGCCCGCCAATTGGGCGACGGCTGGAAGCTGCGCCGCCGCTTGCGGCAGGCCAGCGCGCTGAATTTCGCCTTCTCCGAGCGCATAGACTTTTTGAACGGACAACACTGGGATCAGCTGGCGGCCCGGCACGGGCTGCTGATGTCCCGCGATTACTGGCGCGCGCTGGAGCGGTCCGGGCTCGCCCATTTCGAAGTGCGCTACGCGCTGGCCTATCGCGACGGCGAGCCGGTGGCGGCGGTGGCGATGCAGCTGTTGGAAGTCAGCCTGGAAACCCTGCACGCCCATCCCGGGCCGCGGCCGGAAGGATCGCTGCGCGCGGCGCTGGCGCAAAACCTCAAGCCCAAGCTGCGGCAACGGCTGCTGGTCTGCGGCAATATGCTCAGCTACGGCCTGGACGGCGCGGCCTTCGCCGCCGATCTGGACCCGCAGACCCGCTGGCAGGCGGTGGCGGAGATTCTCTACCGCATCCGCCGCGCGGAGAAGCTGAACGGCCAGATTGACTTCGTGCTGGTCAAGGACATGGACGAAACGGCGCGGGAAGACAGCCGGGCGCTGGGCAAGCTCAGCTACAGCACCCTGGAGACGGAACCCAATATGGTGTTGCCGCTGGCCGAGGACTGGCGCGTTTACGACGACTACCTGGCCGGCATGACCTCCAAATACCGCAGCGCCATCCGCCAGCAGATCTTCAAGCCCGTGGAAGCCGCCGGCTGCGAGATCGGCGTGATGACGCCGGAACAGGTGGACGCGCAGGCGGAGCGGATGCAAGCGCTTTACCTGGCGGTGCAAGACAATGCCACGCTGCGGCCGGTGACGGTGAGCGCCGACTACTGGCGGCGGATGGCGGCGCTGGGGCCGGAGCGGGCGGAACTGCGCGGCTTGTGGCGGAACGGCGCGCTGCTGGGTTTCCTGCTGGTCTTGAAAGACGGCGCGGAAGTCACCGCCGCGCAGATAGGCTTCGACCGCGCCGCGGCCAAGGAGCTGCCGCTTTACCTGCGCCTGCTGCACACGGCGATCGAGTCGGCCTTGGCCGCCGGCGGACGGCGGGTGATCTTCGGCCGCACCGCGCTGGAGCCCAAGGCGCGGATGGGCTGCCAGCCTGTGCCCACCTCGCTGTGGATACGCCATCGCCAGCCTGTGCTCAATTCGCTGATCCGCAGCAGCTTCGGCATCGTCCAGCACGAGGACGCGCCGACGATCAATCCCTTCAAAAAATAA
- a CDS encoding MFS transporter: MTQTASAVAAPARKLNRNDCKTLGLASLGGALEFYDFIIYVFFALVLGKLFFPHDIPGWLRQLQVFGIFAAGYLARPLGGIVMAHFGDLFGRKRMFTLSIVLMALPTLAMGLLPTYQSIGIWAPILLLLLRVLQGAAIGGEVPGAWVFVAEHAPPSRTGLACGIITSGLTIGILFGSLIAMAMNLFFTPQQLEDGAWRIPFLIGGVFGLVAMYLRRWLHETPVFNEMQARKALSAELPLKAALRGHRLGMAVSMAATAMLSVTIVVVILMTPTFLQKQFGVPPVEALSANSLAIIVLSVGCIVAGLAVDRFGGGPVFTAGSLLLGVSSWCFYQTMGHDVSCLRPLYTLTGFFAGIVGAVPFLMVRAFPAPIRFSGLSFSYNVAYAVVGGFTPVLLSVWMEASSLALAGYLMIFCLVGLAMGLFLLAWGDRPGLSHPVH; the protein is encoded by the coding sequence ATGACTCAAACGGCGAGCGCCGTCGCGGCACCCGCGCGCAAACTGAACCGGAACGATTGCAAGACGCTGGGCTTGGCTTCGCTGGGCGGCGCGCTGGAATTTTACGATTTCATCATTTACGTGTTCTTCGCCCTGGTCTTGGGCAAGCTGTTCTTCCCCCACGACATTCCGGGCTGGCTGCGCCAATTGCAGGTGTTCGGCATTTTCGCCGCCGGCTACCTGGCGCGGCCGCTGGGCGGCATCGTCATGGCGCACTTTGGCGATTTGTTCGGCCGCAAGCGCATGTTCACGCTCAGCATTGTGCTGATGGCCTTGCCGACGCTGGCGATGGGCCTGCTGCCCACGTATCAGAGCATAGGGATATGGGCGCCGATCTTGCTGCTCCTGCTGCGCGTATTGCAGGGCGCGGCCATCGGCGGCGAGGTGCCGGGCGCCTGGGTGTTTGTCGCCGAGCACGCGCCGCCCAGCCGCACCGGCCTGGCTTGCGGCATCATCACCTCGGGGCTGACCATAGGCATTCTGTTCGGCTCCCTGATCGCGATGGCGATGAATCTGTTCTTCACGCCGCAGCAGCTGGAGGACGGCGCCTGGCGGATTCCCTTCTTGATCGGCGGCGTCTTCGGCCTGGTGGCGATGTATCTGCGCCGCTGGCTGCATGAGACGCCGGTGTTCAACGAAATGCAGGCGCGCAAGGCGCTGTCCGCCGAGCTGCCGCTGAAGGCGGCCTTGCGCGGCCATCGTCTGGGCATGGCCGTGTCGATGGCGGCCACCGCGATGCTGTCGGTCACCATCGTGGTGGTGATTCTGATGACGCCCACTTTTTTGCAAAAGCAGTTCGGCGTGCCGCCGGTGGAGGCCTTGTCCGCCAACAGCCTGGCCATCATCGTGCTGAGCGTGGGCTGCATCGTCGCCGGCCTGGCGGTGGACCGTTTCGGCGGCGGGCCGGTGTTCACCGCGGGCAGCCTGCTGCTGGGCGTCAGCAGCTGGTGTTTTTACCAGACCATGGGGCATGACGTGAGCTGCTTGCGCCCGCTGTACACGCTGACCGGCTTTTTCGCCGGCATTGTCGGCGCGGTGCCTTTTCTGATGGTGCGCGCCTTCCCGGCGCCCATCCGCTTCAGCGGCCTGTCGTTTTCCTACAATGTGGCTTACGCGGTGGTGGGCGGCTTCACGCCGGTCTTGCTGTCGGTGTGGATGGAGGCCAGCTCGCTGGCGCTGGCCGGCTATCTGATGATTTTCTGCCTGGTGGGGCTGGCGATGGGCTTGTTCCTGCTGGCCTGGGGGGATAGGCCGGGCTTGTCCCATCCGGTGCATTGA